The sequence ATCAGCTCCGAGCCCTCATCAATGCTGACCCTACATCCTCCCTCGCCGTGGTCCTGCAGCGCATTATCTTCGCACACGAAGATGGCATCGGCGTTGACGTTCTTTCCTCCGATGCGGAACTTACTCCGAACGAGGCCGCACACTTGCTCAAAGTGAGCCGTCCACACCTCCTGTCGTTCATGGACACGGGCGCGCTACCTTTCCGCCGTGTCGGCACGCACCGTCGTATCGCAATGAGTGATCTCAAGGTTTTCATGCAGGAGCATCGTCGCGGCAAAGAAGTTCTTGCCAATGCACTTCACTCCACTTCCCAGCCCGGACCTACCGTCGAGCTTACGAAGGATGAGATTGACGAACTTAACGATCTATAGCGATTCGCCCCTGCTGAAGATCATAAAAGAACTGCGCAATAGGCTCTTCGCGCGCACAATCCGGGCAGACTTCGAGGTGGGCGTGTGTTTTGTCGTCGCCTACGGGCACCCACC comes from Corynebacterium cystitidis and encodes:
- a CDS encoding helix-turn-helix domain-containing protein: MPTPTIAHLDTATLTNEHLDQLRALINADPTSSLAVVLQRIIFAHEDGIGVDVLSSDAELTPNEAAHLLKVSRPHLLSFMDTGALPFRRVGTHRRIAMSDLKVFMQEHRRGKEVLANALHSTSQPGPTVELTKDEIDELNDL